A window of Amycolatopsis australiensis contains these coding sequences:
- a CDS encoding GNAT family N-acetyltransferase, giving the protein MISIGRLTEDDRAAWENLFAGYNTFYGRTLAPELVDRAWREFRSGERMHALGARLDGELVGIVHFFTHVSTTSADVCYLQDLFTDAKARGRGAGRALIEAVAGWARARGCARVYWHTQTSNTTARRLYDQVALDKGLMQYQIPLGP; this is encoded by the coding sequence ATGATCTCCATCGGGCGCCTCACCGAAGACGACCGCGCGGCCTGGGAAAACCTCTTCGCCGGCTACAACACGTTCTACGGCAGGACGCTCGCGCCCGAGCTCGTGGACCGCGCATGGCGCGAGTTCCGCAGCGGCGAGCGGATGCACGCGCTCGGCGCGCGGCTCGACGGCGAGCTCGTCGGCATCGTGCACTTCTTCACGCACGTCAGCACGACTTCCGCCGACGTCTGCTACCTGCAGGACCTGTTCACCGACGCGAAAGCCCGCGGCCGCGGCGCGGGCCGGGCCCTCATCGAAGCCGTCGCCGGCTGGGCGCGGGCGCGGGGATGCGCCCGCGTCTACTGGCACACGCAAACGTCGAACACGACCGCGCGGCGGCTGTACGACCAGGTCGCGCTCGACAAGGGGCTCATGCAGTACCAGATCCCGCTCGGCCCGTAG